CTTTACTATTTTGTTATAAACATATTTTTCTTACTAGTTGTTTTTGGGTGTGCGCTATTTTTCAGTCCGGAAAGCGTAGGAGTTCTGTATTAGATGATGATCTTGGATCTGGTGGGCCCATTCGGAGGATAAGGCAGAAACCTAATCTTTTATCTCATGAAGTCTCTGGTGTTTCTAAACACCGTCTACGTTTAACACAGAGAGTATCTAATTTTGTTGAAGAAAACCCGGATTATAGAACTCCCAGTACAAGTCGTGCTCATGTACCTAACAAGTCTTGTGAGACGGCTGCTAAAATATTGGAGCATCTTGATAAACTTACTCCAAAGAAAAAGTCATCTGAGTCTAAACTAGCTTCCTTAAAAGAGAAGACCCCTTCTAAATTGACAAGCATGGTTGACGGACAAGGCGTTAGAATCCATGAGGATTCAGATTCTTCAAAGCTGCTGCAGAATGCCCAAGATAGTTATAAGTCTGAGGATCATTTCAGTGCTGCCACTCCTGATTCCCACATTTCTGATTTGCCAAAACTGGACAGTGTTAAAGAAAATGGGGCAATGAAGCTAGTTGATATGGCAAATCCTTTAACCAACAATGAGCTGATGCATCAAAATTTTGTAACTCCTGAAAAGAAACATGCAACAAGCTCTTATGAGGTTCGTGCTATCTCTTGTTTTATTTGTTCAACTGCCTTTACTCACTCTAAAAGTTGTTTGACCCTTCTGAAAGCTTTGGTTGCAAATACTTTGTAGTCTCCTTCTGGCTATTGTGAAAGAGTATGCTGTTTAGATTAATGTGCACTAGTTGTCATTTTTAATGCTAAATCAACTTGTCTTACATGATACCGAGTGTTTGGTTGTATACTTGGATTGTAGACAGCGCCTTACATTGGCCTCTACATGCCACTAgacagatttattttttttgggttgggGGAGGGGATGGTGCGGGGTTATATTGTTATGGGTGCTAATACCATGAGTCCTTGGTGCAGAATGCTTTTCAGCTGCATCATGATGTACAAGCTATTGGATCTGCACCTAAACCTGTGACCGAGGTGATCACGAAGGCAGAGATCTCTCTTGTTGGTAGCACACAATTTATCAGTAAAGAACTATCTGGAGACAAAGCTTCAACTTCTCCTGAATTTAGGACACCTCTCGGGTTTTTGAGCAAAAGAACCAGTGAGGTGACTCCTGATGGTGTTATCAAAGGTGTAAAAAATTCTTGCTCACCAACTAGTGTTGATGCTCACCAGTCCCCACAGGTTACCCAATCAACCTTGGTATCTGACAAATTGGAGCAGACATATAGTAATAAAGTTCTATCCACAGCTTTTTCACTACCGTCAGTTACTGAAACTAAAGGGTCAAGTTCAATATTTTGGAATGGGTCAAAACCTGAAAGCTCAAGCAGGTAAATTTACAGTTCTTGCCTTCTTGGAAAGATTATTAGTAAACTTTCCATATTTCTTTTCAAAGCATATTTGTAATACTGTAAAGTCTGTAATAGATAATGATGTTACTGACCATCTCTTGCTGGATTTTCTTTCCTCTTCTATTGTAAATCTAATTGATCTTTTTTGTCTGTACTATTATTTCTGTTTTGTAGAAAGGATGATGGTGTGTAATACCCTTTCCTATTAGATAGGAAATTAGTAGTGTTGCaagttgtaaaaaaaatttgaaggcACTCTTTTCTATATGAATGGTTAAGGCTAGTTTTGTGGAAAAGCGAGGTTGGGTAAGAAAAGACTTGATTCTATATTTAACTTAAGCTGGAAAGTGTCTTTATTTGAAGTGTCAGTGGATAATACACAAATAGAGAAACAGTAGAAGATAAAAGTACAGGACTAAGTTTTAATTTAGCCAAATGTATCCAAGTAACTAAGAGAAGTGGTTGTTTCCTGTATACTGTATTTGAAAGCGCCATTGAATAAATATGCAAATAGAGAAACAATAGAAGATAAAAGTACTTGACCAAGCTTTAATAATTAGGGTTGCTTCCTTTATTAGCTTTTTTCCCCCATCCATGTTTGAAATTCAACTTGTCAGGTATCTAAAAGTTTGTGCTTCTTTCTGCAGTCCGGCTAACCTTGCTCCAGACGCAACTGGTTCTCTATCAAAACTTTCAGAGTCAGATAATTCACAAAAAGCTGATAACATTGATGTTCCATTAGTTGCATCAATTGCAACATCAGCAACTTTTTTGTCCTCAAAGAGTGCTCCTTCCAACACTTCCTCTTTGTGCAATGGCCAATTATCTCCGAGTAATGCTTTCTCATCAACCTCAATTTTGGCTTCAAGTAATTGTGAAAACCATGGTTTTACCACCAGCGGTCCAAGTGAGGCTGCCACTTTTACAACCAGTGTAACTGCCACAAATGTTGCAGCAAGCACCTCTACTGCCTCTGGTGGTAGCAGCATATTTTCAGGTACAATAACATCATTGTTTTCCTGGGCGCCTTTTGGAAACATGGATGCCCTATATTTCCATTATGTTTTTTCAGCATATCAACAACTTTCAATTCATAAACTTCAGATCTGTTAGTcaaatcaaagaaaacaaagaaagaagtcTATGAAATTTAAACAACTTAAGTTTTACAGGTGTGTCACTAGCAGCTGTACGCTCTGAATGTAGCACTTTTGCAGGCAATTCTTCTGCAGCATCTTTTTCAACTGGCACCCTGTTTCAGAGTACTGTGTTTAATGCCGGAGGTTCTGTTGATAATGCAAAGCCATCTCTGCCTGGATTTGGCAGTGCAACTGGGTTGCAGCAGATCACAACTACCCAATTTGGTTCATCAATGTCAGCTCTTGCCTCTGGAACTTCTGGGCTTACATCATTTGGTTCTACTAGTTCATCTACCACACCCTTTTCTTCCGGTGCTATGTTTGGTCCAACTTCTACGGCTTCATCAGAGAGCAATCTTACTGGCTCCAGCAGTGCTGTGATCTCCAACGTATTTTCTTTTGGTTCCAGTTCTTCAGCACCTTCTTCCACACCAGCTGCTCCTTTTACATTTAACTTTGGTGCCAGTTCTACAGCATCTCCTCCTGAAACCAAAACACTTGCCTCTTTCAGTGGTGCCACTCCTGGTGTATTCAATTTTGGTAGCAGCTCTGTGGCCTCCTCTTCCAGCAGTGCCACTGCTGCAGTTTTCAATTTTGGCGGCAGTTCTGTGGCCCCTTCTTCCACCAATGTCACCACCACAGGCTTTGGTTTTAACGGCACTGCTTCTCCCTCTTCCATCAGTGCCACTCCCGGTGGAACTTCTACTTCCTCAATCAGTCTTGTCAGCGCCAGTAGCAATGCCACACCTGgaacattcacttttagtcccagCTCTTCAACCTGTTCACAGTCTACCCCAATGACTTCCAGCAGTGCCGGTGTTGGGGTTTTTGGTTCAGGTTGGCAATCTCCCGCCTTTGGTTCTTCCCCCTCACCTACTGGTTTCACCTTTGGAGCATCATCGTCTTCATTCTCCACCTCTAATACTGCACCAATGGCTTTTGGATCATCTCTTGGTGCCTCTAGCAGTCCTGCATTTACATTTGCAGCAGCGCCTTCAACTTCTGCATCCCTGTCCATGTTGGGAAGTTCTACTGCCACCTTTGATGCTGCCCCAGGAAACAATGACCAGATGAATATGGAGGACAGCAGCATGGCCGAGGATCCCGTACAGTCATCTGCACCCACAGTTTCTGTATTTGGCCAAGCCGCCTCTTCCTCTCCTCCCTCTTCTGTTACATTTGGCTCAACGGTTCCGCTGTCTAATCCTTTCCAATTTGGCGGGCAACAGAATCCAGCTACTCCTCAAAACTCATCTCTATTTCAGGCAACTGTTCCAACGCCTAATCCATTCCAATTTAGTGGGCAACAGAATCCAGCTGCTCCTCCCAGTGCATCTCCATCCCCGTTTCAGCCACCTGGCAGTCTGGGCTTCAGCACAGGAGGGAGCTTCTCATTGGGCAGCTCCGGTAATGACAAATCCGGTAGAAGGATCGTGAAAATTAATAGAAACAAGAACCGAAGGAAGTGAGAGCTTCAAGCAAAGACGTCTCTCCAGCGAGGTGGTCATATCATTTGCAGGATCTGGTGAGCCATTATCTTTTTGGCTTGTGGGCTATAATATCTTCCATGCAGTAAACTTTGGGGCACATCAATTTGGTGTGTAATTTTGTCACCACAATATTTCTGAAATGGCATTATTGTCGCAATTTTGTATATGTGCCTCTAGTGAATACAAGAATATGATAGTGTTATAGAGTTGAAGTAATACATGATACTACGAAAGTGTGTATTTTACCTCGTCCAAATGTCTTGTCAAACTTCTTTTTGTATCTTTACGTGTAACATCAGTAGGAGATCTTTATGTAGTTGGGAACGTTGCTTTACTGTCTATGATCTCAACCACTCCTTTTTCCTCACATTcccaattttccaaattttgtGATCGAGTATTTATGCTTAAAAGTATTTGTCACATTCTTTTACCGTGCATTATAAGTGTTAGTTTATCTTTAGGGAAAAGGGCAAATAGGCCTTTTAGACGAACGATTCAATGAAACCTCAAGTGGtcataaaagtttaatttactGGTAACTAGCAGATTACAGATAAAATTACTGccgttgataaaaaaaaaattaccaccACTAAGTCAACTATCACTGGATCGAATTGGTTGCCTTATTTCGATTGACGAAGAAGGTGATCACTAGTTGCCTTCTTCGATCTGAAGAAGGTGACCGACGTGGTTGCCTTTACGAACAATGGCGATTGTGCGTCGATAAATCtttattaactaattatttCAGGTTATTGGGTAAAAATGCATTAAAATGATAAGTTGGAAAGTTTAATGGTACcttttaataattgaaatacTAATATGAcactttttataattaaatggtATAATAAACTTTTTCTATATAGTTCACAATTATtatagagcaaataccaattttgacCAACGAATATTATcaaaatgacagttttggtccacatgtttaatttataccaattttcatccatgactattgttttagtgccaaaatccATCACGCAAGTCACTCATTCGTTTTAAGATGtgctgaaatctaaaattttaagtgtATTTTCGTACTTTTCAACTTaagatcccaatttgagcatgaataatgAGATTTGAACCCTAAGATCGATCTCAATTCTCGCAGTTCTTCTCCTCATCCTACATTAATTTGAGGAGTAGAACTGTGAATTGAGATCGATCTTAGCGATTAAATCCCTTTATTCATGTTCAAATAAAGATCTTAATTaaaaaggacgaaaataccctaaataatttcatatttctaCATATCTTAGTTGTGAtcaattttggcactaaaataatagttgtggatgaaaattggtagtaaaacaatagtcgtggatgaaaattggtaagaattaaacatgtggatcaaAACTGTAATTTTGCTAATACTTgtgagaccaaaattggtatttgctcattaTTATATCATGTACTatggtccaccttgtaaggtcgACTAATGatataagatacatttttaatacattgaatgtgcATTTTTGAAGGTTCATTGAATGGCGCGTGCTGGCCACATGCCATATGGACATGCAAAGGGTGATGGATAACATCAACGACTGAAATAACcattgagcctaaaaaaaatttcaatgtaCTCAACAGTCAAAACTTTTTTGACGGTTGAGtgtttttttaatctatatataattatatgtccTACAATTCTACTTCATTTGTATTCAATATTGTTTTTTCTACAATCCAACTCTTTCAATATATTATTCTCAAATTGCACTTTCTCTCAATTTCTCCCATCTCAAAATGTCTAGTGACCATGAACATTCCGATGATAATAATTGAGATTTTAGAGGACTATTTGGTTGAACAAGTAATTCAAATATTGATAAATAGGAGATCATTTTCTTCACAATCTACACGTCCTCGAAGATACATCAGTCGGGATCATGAGAGTGGTCATGATTGTTTAGTTCACGATTACTTTAACGATTATGGTCACGCCTATCCGGAGAATTtgttctgaaaatcatttttgatAGAGTAAATACGTGACTACACTACGATAATGGTCGTAACGGAATACAGTcaaatatacttttattaatgATAGAACGGGTACAGTGATTATACCCTATAGGTAGCTCGGTCAACGTAACAGTGGTTAGAGGTTTCCGAGCTACTAGACTACTTATGAGGAAACAGCCAAAGGTCCATTTCCTAACATTAAATGGCGTGTATATAGGGTGTCAGGGGACAAGTGCTGGTCTCGCGGCATGGCAGCCGCGTGGCGGCCATGCACATGCCCGATATTAGGCCCACTACTTACGAGCCAAGTGTCGGGCGCCTATAGGTTGTATGCCGTAGGGGTAAACAAGAGAACATGCCCATACCGATCACCCGCGCCCTGCGAATGGTGATCCTGGCCTGACCTTTTCAAGTACAGTTGATCAGGTAGACCGGCGAATAGGTCCAGACTCCTGAGTCGTTGATCATCTCGGTCTGTACTCACGTGCACTATCAATTTTGAATGTGAAAACACTCGTTTTTGCATATAGTTCATGCACTAGAGGATGAGTTTGAATTCTTTCAAGAACGGATGAATGCTGTCAGAAAAAGAAGTTTATCACCACTTAAAAACTGCACTACTACCATGTTAGTTAGCATACGGGTCACTAGTTGATGTAATGGATGAGTATCTACGTATGGGTGAATCAATTGCCATTGAATGTGTACTAAACTTTTGTCGTGCCCTGTTACAATTATTTGGAGGCCAATTCTTGTGAAGACTCCCCCACCCCCTTCCCTCCCGCCAGCTGATATCCAATAATTAGTTCATATGCACGAACATGGACACAAGTTCCCTATAATGTTAGCAAGTTTGATTGTATGCATTGGAAGTAGTGGCGAAATTGCCTAGTAGCTTGGAAGCTGGGACAATTCACACGCGGTGATCACAAAGTGCTAACTTGCAAGACTTGTAGATTTGACACGCAttttttggagttacaaaatcTTGCAATGAACGCCAGCCATTGTTCAATGATGTCTTACATGGATGTGCACCTAAGGTTAGCTTTAATGTCAAAGACACACAATATAACAGAGTGTACTATATAACCAATGGAATTTATCCACAATGATCATGCTTCTTGAAGAGCTTTATGAGGTCCAAACTCTAGAGCAACTGAAGAGAAAGAAGTTTAGCAAACATCAAGATTCAGCAAGAAAAGACGTGGAACGGGCATTCGAGATTCTTCAATCTCATTGGACAATGATTAGAAGCTCATCGCAATTTTGGTATAAGGACGACTTGAAAGATATAATgtacacatgcattattttgcACAACATGATTGTTCAAGATGAGTAGGTTGGACGATGGCAGTAATACGCCAACACAACCTACTCACGGCTTACCCGAAGATTTTCAAGAATACTTGGTAGGAATTCCAAGTTACGCAGTTCTCAAGCACACCATCAATTTCGTGCAGACTTAGTTGAACACATATGAttttttaacaataattaatttgtaattgtatTGATTGTattcaattttgagttttattttgtttcatttaTGATTTCAAATGAGAATTTTAATATGGTGTTAATTGCTTGaattaaatttatgaaattatattttatattttcaaaattattttatttcgatatttaaatttatttttattttaaattaaaattagaagttataattataaagttgaaattattaattataaaaaatgaataaaataatatatgaggtCTAAAAGTATGAAGCAGTATGCCTATAGTCCACaaagctgtgtggaccacggtccaaaacgatgtcattttaacattaaaaaaaaaagaaaattcgtGCTCTACGTGCTTATGTGTTTGAATAACGAACTTTCtgggataagataatgtattttatgagttagaataatgtactttatgtgttagaatgaaatttttgaagtaaaataatgtactttatgagctggagtaatgtattttatgtgttaaaataatatatttgatgagttagaataatgtattttatgtgtttttggaccgtggtccacacgtATGGACTACGgtctatgcaataatgattgcctatataataaggagaaaaaaaagattagagagaaaataacaaattgcattgtagaccctgatccaaaaataacctttagattatgtatttatagttgATACATTCTGTACTTATACTTGCAGTTGACTGTATctgtaattatcaagttatttgtttacatgtacaaaaatttattagtaggtacaaaatattttaatctaagGTACATCATTTTTGTATTAAGGCTCAAATttctatggtataacaattgagtgTGATGCAATAATATACAGTGATATGGAGGAGTTGAGCCCATAAAAAAATGGGGAGATAAAAGGGTTAATAGACCATAGTTGGAGATGTAGATGCCCTAAGCAGGCTTAAGGTCCAAGGACATAATCGTCCATTCCAAAGGCAGAGAGTAAACAACTTACAACTCTCCCGCTCGTGGCTCGCCGTCGCCGGAGCTAAAATTTATCTGGCAGTTCAGCAGCACTTCAGGCGACTGGAAAATACACGACTTTGGACAAAATGTTGAGGCGAGCTCTAACAAGCGCCGCCGCCGCGCTCCGGCAACGGCACTCCTGCCACGCGTTAGTCGCTCGGCGGTCTTCGTCGTCGTCGTCATCTAGTGGTTCAACCGCTGTAAACAGCATTATTCTCCGCTCCCTCAAAGATCACTATCTCGAAGTCTCCAAAATGACCCCTCCCCCGGTAAAACCTCATTCCCCCTTTCCTCACATATAGGAAAAATGAGCTCATATACGTACCTACATATGAGATTTGTGAAGCTagggttttattttattattattattattatttttttttttatttccttgcTTTTCTGGTTTGATTTTTCCTCGCagtagtatatgtatatgtttatgtgtatatatgtatatgaataatgattttttttcgcCGGAGTTAATTGAAGTGTACTGTTGAGGTTTAAGAAGGGTTTATTGGGGTTTCATTTGATGGCTATCCATCACCCGTTGCTCAGACACCACTTCACAAC
This portion of the Ipomoea triloba cultivar NCNSP0323 chromosome 5, ASM357664v1 genome encodes:
- the LOC116021210 gene encoding nuclear pore complex protein NUP1-like isoform X2; this encodes MLTDGEPTAAYDVGGAGGKFRKRPLRRPQATPYDRPPTALRNPSWLTKLVVDPASKLINAGAQRFLAPLFRKRLPPPPLHSPPTPERRQESIDVLQDSGPNNHSGVLQTKVHESSGAAYHSDSNAFSELEGLLKQKTFTRYEIDRMMELLRSKVVDSSIGDFDRRVEADYSTPAPVLSGGLLEENKTERLTSRGVFTTPVVSSKIHENGVASPAELAKSYMDSRPSKVSPSTLSLRSQAVRQDASLLKMVPYDSKSPIISLANRPIGRVGVPENGFNTSRSRGRSAIYSMARTPYSRVCATNKASGSMDYVFGRPSSSQSMLEHDESFQSKQLSGKRRSSVLDDDLGSGGPIRRIRQKPNLLSHEVSGVSKHRLRLTQRVSNFVEENPDYRTPSTSRAHVPNKSCETAAKILEHLDKLTPKKKSSESKLASLKEKTPSKLTSMVDGQGVRIHEDSDSSKLLQNAQDSYKSEDHFSAATPDSHISDLPKLDSVKENGAMKLVDMANPLTNNELMHQNFVTPEKKHATSSYENAFQLHHDVQAIGSAPKPVTEVITKAEISLVGSTQFISKELSGDKASTSPEFRTPLGFLSKRTSEVTPDGVIKGVKNSCSPTSVDAHQSPQVTQSTLVSDKLEQTYSNKVLSTAFSLPSVTETKGSSSIFWNGSKPESSSSPANLAPDATGSLSKLSESDNSQKADNIDVPLVASIATSATFLSSKSAPSNTSSLCNGQLSPSNAFSSTSILASSNCENHGFTTSGPSEAATFTTSVTATNVAASTSTASGGSSIFSGVSLAAVRSECSTFAGNSSAASFSTGTLFQSTVFNAGGSVDNAKPSLPGFGSATGLQQITTTQFGSSMSALASGTSGLTSFGSTSSSTTPFSSGAMFGPTSTASSESNLTGSSSAVISNVFSFGSSSSAPSSTPAAPFTFNFGASSTASPPETKTLASFSGATPGVFNFGSSSVASSSSSATAAVFNFGGSSVAPSSTNVTTTGFGFNGTASPSSISATPGGTSTSSISLVSASSNATPGTFTFSPSSSTCSQSTPMTSSSAGVGVFGSGWQSPAFGSSPSPTGFTFGASSSSFSTSNTAPMAFGSSLGASSSPAFTFAAAPSTSASLSMLGSSTATFDAAPGNNDQMNMEDSSMAEDPVQSSAPTVSVFGQAASSSPPSSVTFGSTVPLSNPFQFGGQQNPATPQNSSLFQATVPTPNPFQFSGQQNPAAPPSASPSPFQPPGSLGFSTGGSFSLGSSGNDKSGRRIVKINRNKNRRK
- the LOC116021210 gene encoding nuclear pore complex protein NUP1-like isoform X3, giving the protein MLTDGEPTAAYDVGGAGGKFRKRPLRRPQATPYDRPPTALRNPSWLTKLVVDPASKLINAGAQRFLAPLFRKRLPPPPLHSPPTPGLLHLFCTERRQESIDVLQDSGPNNHSGVLQTKVHESSGAAYHSDSNAFSELEGLLKQKTFTRYEIDRMMELLRSKVVDSSIGDFDRRVEADYSTPAPVLSGGLLEENKTERLTSRGVFTTPVVSSKIHENGVASPAELAKSYMDSRPSKVSPSTLSLRSQAVRQDASLLKMVPYDSKSPIISLANRPIGRVGVPENGFNTSRSRGRSAIYSMARTPYSRVCATNKASGSMDYVFGRPSSSQSMLEHDESFQSKQLSGKRRSSVLDDDLGSGGPIRRIRQKPNLLSHEVSGVSKHRLRLTQRVSNFVEENPDYRTPSTSRAHVPNKSCETAAKILEHLDKLTPKKKSSESKLASLKEKTPSKLTSMVDGQGVRIHEDSDSSKLLQNAQDSYKSEDHFSAATPDSHISDLPKLDSVKENGAMKLVDMANPLTNNELMHQNFVTPEKKHATSSYENAFQLHHDVQAIGSAPKPVTEVITKAEISLVGSTQFISKELSGDKASTSPEFRTPLGFLSKRTSEVTPDGVIKGVKNSCSPTSVDAHQSPQVTQSTLVSDKLEQTYSNKVLSTAFSLPSVTETKGSSSIFWNGSKPESSSSPANLAPDATGSLSKLSESDNSQKADNIDVPLVASIATSATFLSSKSAPSNTSSLCNGQLSPSNAFSSTSILASSNCENHGFTTSGPSEAATFTTSVTATNVAASTSTASGGSSIFSGNSSAASFSTGTLFQSTVFNAGGSVDNAKPSLPGFGSATGLQQITTTQFGSSMSALASGTSGLTSFGSTSSSTTPFSSGAMFGPTSTASSESNLTGSSSAVISNVFSFGSSSSAPSSTPAAPFTFNFGASSTASPPETKTLASFSGATPGVFNFGSSSVASSSSSATAAVFNFGGSSVAPSSTNVTTTGFGFNGTASPSSISATPGGTSTSSISLVSASSNATPGTFTFSPSSSTCSQSTPMTSSSAGVGVFGSGWQSPAFGSSPSPTGFTFGASSSSFSTSNTAPMAFGSSLGASSSPAFTFAAAPSTSASLSMLGSSTATFDAAPGNNDQMNMEDSSMAEDPVQSSAPTVSVFGQAASSSPPSSVTFGSTVPLSNPFQFGGQQNPATPQNSSLFQATVPTPNPFQFSGQQNPAAPPSASPSPFQPPGSLGFSTGGSFSLGSSGNDKSGRRIVKINRNKNRRK
- the LOC116021210 gene encoding nuclear pore complex protein NUP1-like isoform X4, with translation MMELLRSKVVDSSIGDFDRRVEADYSTPAPVLSGGLLEENKTERLTSRGVFTTPVVSSKIHENGVASPAELAKSYMDSRPSKVSPSTLSLRSQAVRQDASLLKMVPYDSKSPIISLANRPIGRVGVPENGFNTSRSRGRSAIYSMARTPYSRVCATNKASGSMDYVFGRPSSSQSMLEHDESFQSKQLSGKRRSSVLDDDLGSGGPIRRIRQKPNLLSHEVSGVSKHRLRLTQRVSNFVEENPDYRTPSTSRAHVPNKSCETAAKILEHLDKLTPKKKSSESKLASLKEKTPSKLTSMVDGQGVRIHEDSDSSKLLQNAQDSYKSEDHFSAATPDSHISDLPKLDSVKENGAMKLVDMANPLTNNELMHQNFVTPEKKHATSSYENAFQLHHDVQAIGSAPKPVTEVITKAEISLVGSTQFISKELSGDKASTSPEFRTPLGFLSKRTSEVTPDGVIKGVKNSCSPTSVDAHQSPQVTQSTLVSDKLEQTYSNKVLSTAFSLPSVTETKGSSSIFWNGSKPESSSSPANLAPDATGSLSKLSESDNSQKADNIDVPLVASIATSATFLSSKSAPSNTSSLCNGQLSPSNAFSSTSILASSNCENHGFTTSGPSEAATFTTSVTATNVAASTSTASGGSSIFSGVSLAAVRSECSTFAGNSSAASFSTGTLFQSTVFNAGGSVDNAKPSLPGFGSATGLQQITTTQFGSSMSALASGTSGLTSFGSTSSSTTPFSSGAMFGPTSTASSESNLTGSSSAVISNVFSFGSSSSAPSSTPAAPFTFNFGASSTASPPETKTLASFSGATPGVFNFGSSSVASSSSSATAAVFNFGGSSVAPSSTNVTTTGFGFNGTASPSSISATPGGTSTSSISLVSASSNATPGTFTFSPSSSTCSQSTPMTSSSAGVGVFGSGWQSPAFGSSPSPTGFTFGASSSSFSTSNTAPMAFGSSLGASSSPAFTFAAAPSTSASLSMLGSSTATFDAAPGNNDQMNMEDSSMAEDPVQSSAPTVSVFGQAASSSPPSSVTFGSTVPLSNPFQFGGQQNPATPQNSSLFQATVPTPNPFQFSGQQNPAAPPSASPSPFQPPGSLGFSTGGSFSLGSSGNDKSGRRIVKINRNKNRRK
- the LOC116021210 gene encoding nuclear pore complex protein NUP1-like isoform X1; this translates as MLTDGEPTAAYDVGGAGGKFRKRPLRRPQATPYDRPPTALRNPSWLTKLVVDPASKLINAGAQRFLAPLFRKRLPPPPLHSPPTPGLLHLFCTERRQESIDVLQDSGPNNHSGVLQTKVHESSGAAYHSDSNAFSELEGLLKQKTFTRYEIDRMMELLRSKVVDSSIGDFDRRVEADYSTPAPVLSGGLLEENKTERLTSRGVFTTPVVSSKIHENGVASPAELAKSYMDSRPSKVSPSTLSLRSQAVRQDASLLKMVPYDSKSPIISLANRPIGRVGVPENGFNTSRSRGRSAIYSMARTPYSRVCATNKASGSMDYVFGRPSSSQSMLEHDESFQSKQLSGKRRSSVLDDDLGSGGPIRRIRQKPNLLSHEVSGVSKHRLRLTQRVSNFVEENPDYRTPSTSRAHVPNKSCETAAKILEHLDKLTPKKKSSESKLASLKEKTPSKLTSMVDGQGVRIHEDSDSSKLLQNAQDSYKSEDHFSAATPDSHISDLPKLDSVKENGAMKLVDMANPLTNNELMHQNFVTPEKKHATSSYENAFQLHHDVQAIGSAPKPVTEVITKAEISLVGSTQFISKELSGDKASTSPEFRTPLGFLSKRTSEVTPDGVIKGVKNSCSPTSVDAHQSPQVTQSTLVSDKLEQTYSNKVLSTAFSLPSVTETKGSSSIFWNGSKPESSSSPANLAPDATGSLSKLSESDNSQKADNIDVPLVASIATSATFLSSKSAPSNTSSLCNGQLSPSNAFSSTSILASSNCENHGFTTSGPSEAATFTTSVTATNVAASTSTASGGSSIFSGVSLAAVRSECSTFAGNSSAASFSTGTLFQSTVFNAGGSVDNAKPSLPGFGSATGLQQITTTQFGSSMSALASGTSGLTSFGSTSSSTTPFSSGAMFGPTSTASSESNLTGSSSAVISNVFSFGSSSSAPSSTPAAPFTFNFGASSTASPPETKTLASFSGATPGVFNFGSSSVASSSSSATAAVFNFGGSSVAPSSTNVTTTGFGFNGTASPSSISATPGGTSTSSISLVSASSNATPGTFTFSPSSSTCSQSTPMTSSSAGVGVFGSGWQSPAFGSSPSPTGFTFGASSSSFSTSNTAPMAFGSSLGASSSPAFTFAAAPSTSASLSMLGSSTATFDAAPGNNDQMNMEDSSMAEDPVQSSAPTVSVFGQAASSSPPSSVTFGSTVPLSNPFQFGGQQNPATPQNSSLFQATVPTPNPFQFSGQQNPAAPPSASPSPFQPPGSLGFSTGGSFSLGSSGNDKSGRRIVKINRNKNRRK